From the Cohaesibacter sp. ES.047 genome, one window contains:
- the torA gene encoding trimethylamine-N-oxide reductase TorA, with product MSSSSHFTLSRRRFLTATSSIAAYGALSGLPFGLGAAKAAVADGEHIQASHWGAFWAKVENGRFVSLRPWEGDPRPSPMLPGVQDIVYSPTRVRYPMVRRAWLENGPGASPETRGTGDFVRVSWDKALELVAGEIQRVQDEIGPWGIYTGTYGWRSNGRVSNGQTMLKRLMNLTGGSVVSSSNYSKAGIEAIMPYVLGQVDAFGPQSTHQTIIDDTDLIVFWGSDPLKNNQISAAIPDHGEWAWFEDMKKAGKKAIFIDPVKTEGCKVLDAEWQQVRPHSDVALALGLAHTLLVEDLHDTEFLENYTTGFDVFSDYLLGKEDGVEKTADWAAERCELSAETIRDLARRMVAGRTMLVSGWATQRQQYGEQFPWAFVTLAAMIGQIGLSGGGFCQRYHLDNPGAPFAKAPKLGGSSLKIGKRKEIKEWPEDKGTNSIPCARIVDMLEHPGEEYDHNGKVHRYPDVKLCYWVGGNPLHHHQDHNRMVEAFKKFETFIVQDYQWTASARHADIVLPATSSFERNDIDVVGIVANRAIVAMKKIIEPVFESRNDFDIFTALAKRLGVEPEFSGGKTDLDLVREIYEEALSQAKRINVDMPDFDTFWEGDGVVEFETPEAALRRTKYTDFRDDPLINALPTPSGLIEIYSKTIEKFNYDDCPAHPTWFEPMEWLGQKDTKHPFHVNSNHPQYRMHSQLNGSAKLRKIYNVAGREPIWINPKDAEAKGIKSGDVVRVFNDRGQCLAGAVVTDEIRPGVVQLQEGAWYDPADASEPGSICKYGDPNILTPDIPTSKLGQATSACTCMADLEKYEGEAPAVTAFDTPANA from the coding sequence ATGAGTTCATCTAGTCATTTTACACTGTCAAGACGTCGGTTTCTGACCGCCACATCATCAATCGCCGCCTATGGAGCCCTGTCCGGCCTTCCATTCGGTCTGGGCGCAGCCAAAGCAGCTGTTGCTGATGGCGAACATATTCAGGCGTCACACTGGGGTGCCTTCTGGGCAAAAGTTGAAAATGGCCGGTTTGTTTCCCTGCGTCCTTGGGAAGGTGATCCGCGCCCGTCGCCAATGCTTCCCGGTGTGCAGGACATTGTCTATTCCCCGACCCGTGTTCGCTATCCGATGGTTCGTCGCGCATGGCTGGAAAATGGTCCGGGCGCCTCTCCGGAAACCCGCGGTACGGGTGACTTCGTTCGCGTAAGCTGGGATAAGGCTCTTGAGCTTGTCGCGGGCGAAATCCAGCGCGTGCAGGATGAAATCGGTCCTTGGGGAATCTATACCGGCACCTATGGCTGGCGCTCCAACGGACGTGTCAGCAACGGCCAGACCATGCTGAAACGCCTGATGAATCTGACTGGCGGCAGTGTGGTTTCTTCCAGTAACTATTCCAAGGCCGGCATCGAAGCCATCATGCCTTATGTTCTTGGTCAGGTGGATGCATTCGGTCCCCAGTCAACGCACCAGACGATCATTGACGATACGGATCTTATTGTCTTCTGGGGATCCGACCCGCTCAAGAACAACCAAATCTCCGCTGCCATTCCGGATCACGGCGAATGGGCTTGGTTCGAAGACATGAAGAAGGCTGGCAAGAAAGCCATCTTCATCGATCCAGTCAAAACCGAAGGCTGCAAGGTCCTCGACGCGGAATGGCAACAGGTTCGTCCGCATTCTGACGTGGCGCTCGCGCTCGGCCTGGCGCACACCTTGCTGGTTGAAGATCTGCACGACACGGAATTCCTTGAAAACTACACCACGGGCTTTGATGTCTTCTCGGACTATCTGCTCGGCAAGGAAGACGGCGTTGAAAAAACCGCAGACTGGGCCGCTGAACGCTGCGAACTTTCTGCAGAGACCATTCGCGACCTCGCACGCCGCATGGTTGCTGGCCGTACGATGCTGGTCTCTGGTTGGGCAACACAGCGTCAGCAATATGGTGAGCAGTTCCCATGGGCCTTCGTAACGCTCGCTGCCATGATCGGCCAGATCGGTCTCTCCGGCGGTGGCTTCTGCCAGCGTTATCATCTCGACAACCCCGGCGCCCCCTTTGCGAAAGCACCGAAACTGGGCGGCTCTTCGCTCAAAATCGGCAAACGCAAGGAAATCAAGGAATGGCCTGAAGACAAAGGCACCAATAGCATTCCTTGCGCGCGTATTGTCGATATGCTCGAGCATCCCGGCGAAGAATATGATCACAATGGCAAAGTCCATCGTTATCCTGATGTGAAGCTTTGCTATTGGGTGGGCGGTAACCCGCTGCATCATCACCAAGATCATAACCGGATGGTTGAAGCGTTCAAGAAGTTCGAAACCTTCATCGTTCAGGACTATCAGTGGACCGCTTCGGCTCGCCATGCCGATATCGTCCTTCCGGCAACCAGCTCCTTCGAACGCAATGATATCGACGTCGTCGGCATTGTGGCCAATCGCGCCATCGTTGCCATGAAGAAAATCATCGAGCCGGTTTTCGAATCGCGGAATGACTTTGACATTTTCACGGCTCTGGCAAAACGTCTCGGCGTCGAGCCGGAATTCTCCGGCGGCAAAACCGATCTCGATCTGGTCAGGGAAATCTATGAAGAAGCCCTCTCTCAGGCCAAGAGAATAAATGTCGACATGCCTGACTTCGATACCTTCTGGGAAGGCGATGGCGTGGTCGAGTTTGAAACACCGGAAGCTGCACTGCGTCGGACCAAATACACCGATTTCCGCGACGATCCGCTCATCAACGCTCTGCCCACCCCGTCCGGATTGATTGAGATCTATTCCAAGACCATCGAGAAATTCAACTATGACGACTGCCCTGCGCATCCAACTTGGTTTGAGCCAATGGAATGGTTGGGTCAGAAAGACACCAAACATCCCTTCCACGTCAACTCGAACCATCCGCAATACCGGATGCACTCGCAGTTGAATGGCAGTGCCAAACTGCGCAAGATTTACAATGTCGCAGGCCGCGAACCAATCTGGATCAACCCGAAAGATGCTGAAGCGAAAGGCATCAAATCCGGTGATGTTGTCCGCGTCTTCAACGATCGCGGTCAGTGCCTTGCCGGTGCGGTTGTGACGGACGAAATCAGACCCGGTGTCGTTCAGTTGCAGGAAGGTGCCTGGTACGATCCCGCAGATGCCAGCGAACCGGGTTCGATCTGTAAATATGGTGACCCGAACATCCTGACGCCAGATATTCCGACGTCCAAGCTTGGTCAGGCAACGTCTGCCTGCACCTGCATGGCCGATCTCGAGAAATATGAAGGCGAAGCACCTGCTGTAACCGCGTTCGACACGCCAGCAAACGCTTAA
- a CDS encoding molecular chaperone TorD family protein, giving the protein MKKDFIEPASCADILSEISGYFGAPLERDEIQSMRNENCETLLPALYGMPKFSKDVSQLRSILMGADGDEEAVSLLNRSYCHLFLGIGGATGTTPIESAHIGTGRLFQEPEMEMTRLLAQRGLKRDETFSEPPDHICIELSYLEQLIRLDATIFDVDEKKAIDDMLVRLNGWIPAFAQNCAMHDPSKFYATLAGILVRLLSVIEPDEIRNAS; this is encoded by the coding sequence ATGAAAAAAGACTTCATCGAACCCGCTTCTTGTGCCGATATCCTGTCTGAGATTTCGGGATATTTCGGCGCTCCTCTGGAGCGGGATGAAATCCAGAGCATGCGGAACGAAAATTGCGAGACCCTATTGCCTGCGCTTTATGGAATGCCAAAGTTTTCCAAGGATGTATCACAGCTGCGGTCCATCCTGATGGGCGCAGACGGTGATGAAGAGGCTGTATCACTGCTCAACCGAAGCTACTGCCATCTGTTTTTGGGCATTGGGGGCGCCACCGGCACGACGCCAATCGAATCCGCTCATATCGGTACGGGCCGGCTGTTTCAGGAACCTGAAATGGAAATGACCCGTCTGCTCGCACAGAGGGGCTTGAAAAGGGATGAAACCTTCTCCGAGCCACCGGATCACATCTGCATTGAGTTGTCCTATCTGGAACAACTGATCCGCCTTGATGCCACAATCTTCGACGTTGACGAGAAAAAAGCCATCGACGACATGCTCGTTCGCTTGAACGGCTGGATTCCGGCGTTCGCCCAAAACTGTGCCATGCACGACCCGTCGAAATTCTACGCGACCCTTGCCGGAATTCTGGTGCGCCTGCTTTCGGTTATCGAACCGGATGAAATACGCAACGCGTCCTGA
- a CDS encoding NapC/NirT family cytochrome c: protein MLTRRVAIGVAVLVSVVATLLFVAGFHTTMEATTSLEFCTSCHEMRENVLPEYKASIHYSNPSGVRATCADCHLPQDFAGKMVRKTAALNELYHHLLGTIDTPEKFEAKRLELAKRVWARMEANNSNSCKGCHSFDTMDFAHQSEKAAKQMQKAAETGQTCISCHKGIAHKLPDMSAGFRSMFEDLEAKSAKEQGNADELFTLAMSQIWGDADKASSGGKKDGTVLPGTKLKVVERKDGLLKVAIDGWQREGVERVLVARQGERILQAALTAGLAKTAEVHGEAFDEDTEYNWKKVALEGWMKPTNLVSDEKAMWAYGAEMYESVCGACHSLPAIDHYTATQWLGMVDGMKSYTSLSKPEVYFLKSYLQYHVPTDEKH, encoded by the coding sequence TTGCTAACAAGACGAGTAGCTATCGGTGTCGCTGTACTGGTGTCAGTCGTGGCGACTTTGCTGTTTGTCGCCGGGTTTCATACCACGATGGAGGCGACAACCAGCCTAGAATTCTGCACGTCCTGCCATGAAATGAGGGAAAATGTCCTCCCGGAATACAAGGCATCGATCCACTATTCCAACCCATCAGGCGTGAGAGCGACCTGCGCAGATTGCCACTTGCCTCAGGATTTTGCCGGCAAAATGGTGCGCAAGACCGCCGCACTCAACGAATTGTATCACCATCTTCTTGGCACGATTGACACTCCTGAGAAATTTGAGGCCAAGCGGCTCGAGCTGGCAAAACGCGTCTGGGCGCGCATGGAAGCCAATAACAGCAATTCCTGCAAAGGCTGCCATTCCTTTGACACGATGGACTTTGCTCACCAGAGCGAGAAAGCAGCCAAGCAGATGCAGAAAGCGGCCGAAACTGGCCAGACCTGCATCAGTTGCCACAAGGGAATTGCGCATAAGCTGCCAGACATGAGTGCCGGTTTCCGCTCCATGTTTGAAGACTTGGAAGCCAAGTCCGCGAAAGAACAAGGCAACGCTGATGAGCTGTTTACATTGGCCATGTCGCAAATTTGGGGTGATGCCGACAAGGCTTCTTCGGGCGGCAAAAAAGATGGCACCGTGCTGCCGGGTACCAAACTCAAGGTGGTCGAGCGCAAGGATGGGCTGTTGAAGGTGGCCATCGACGGTTGGCAGCGCGAAGGTGTTGAACGCGTGCTCGTTGCCCGGCAAGGCGAACGCATCTTGCAGGCTGCTTTGACTGCGGGCCTCGCCAAGACCGCAGAAGTGCACGGCGAAGCCTTCGACGAGGACACCGAGTATAACTGGAAAAAGGTTGCCCTTGAAGGCTGGATGAAACCGACCAATCTCGTCTCTGACGAAAAGGCCATGTGGGCCTACGGCGCAGAAATGTACGAGTCGGTCTGCGGCGCCTGCCACAGCCTGCCAGCAATCGATCACTATACCGCCACACAGTGGCTCGGCATGGTCGATGGCATGAAATCCTACACCAGCCTCAGCAAGCCAGAGGTCTATTTCCTCAAGTCCTATCTGCAATATCACGTCCCAACGGACGAGAAGCACTGA
- a CDS encoding response regulator transcription factor: MTQNQFRYNPANLKVAVVDDEPIIQETLCSYLEKEGYQVYSLDCAEKLRVLMEKQTLDLILLDIRLPDGDGLSLMSELHSKYDVAVILVTSKGEEADRIIGLELGADDYVTKPFSLRELEARIHSVLRRTLKRSEPKPIVGVKQFAGWSIDLDGHRLTNPAGELTRLTHAEFQLLAMLIKSAGRVLSRSDLITAIGGHEWNPNDRTIDVLIRRLRSKIEPNPRKPSYIMTEYALGYYFAEKVSHTKGVKF, encoded by the coding sequence ATGACACAAAACCAGTTCAGATATAATCCCGCTAACCTTAAAGTTGCAGTCGTCGATGATGAACCAATCATTCAGGAGACACTGTGTTCGTACCTCGAAAAGGAAGGATATCAGGTCTACAGCCTTGATTGTGCAGAGAAACTGCGTGTTCTGATGGAAAAGCAGACGTTGGATTTGATTTTGCTGGATATTCGCCTGCCCGACGGCGATGGCTTGTCTCTGATGAGCGAATTGCATTCAAAATACGACGTTGCGGTCATATTGGTGACCAGCAAGGGAGAAGAGGCCGATCGCATTATCGGGCTGGAGCTTGGAGCTGACGATTACGTGACCAAACCCTTCTCTCTTCGGGAGCTGGAGGCAAGAATTCACTCTGTCTTGCGCCGAACCCTGAAACGTTCAGAGCCCAAACCGATTGTTGGCGTGAAACAATTCGCCGGCTGGTCTATCGATTTGGACGGGCATCGTCTGACGAACCCGGCAGGAGAGTTGACGCGCCTCACCCATGCGGAATTTCAATTGCTTGCCATGTTGATAAAGAGTGCAGGGCGCGTGCTTTCCCGGTCTGACCTGATCACGGCCATTGGCGGGCATGAATGGAACCCAAATGATCGCACCATCGATGTCCTGATCCGTCGATTGAGAAGCAAGATCGAGCCCAACCCGAGAAAGCCCAGCTACATCATGACCGAATATGCATTGGGCTATTATTTCGCTGAAAAAGTGTCTCATACCAAGGGCGTGAAGTTCTGA
- a CDS encoding IS630 family transposase (programmed frameshift), translating into MSAALILSDAFDADSLRRLAKGCRNAKQSRRLLAIAAVYDGMNRADAAKVGGMDRQTLRDWVLRFNEQGTDGLVDIKATGAPMRLSPEQLEEFVAIVETGPDPEKDGVSVWRSQDLVRVIQERFGVSYKERGVRDLLRRMGYVRISGRPQHPEQKPEVIDAFKKTSPQPLAAHVGHLPKNKPIEIWWQDEARLGQKNGLARLWAKKGTRPRLPADQRYKNAYLFGAICPARGVGAGLMMPFANTQAMQMHLEEVSRTVARGAHAVVLMDRAGWHTTSRLNVPKNITILLLPSKSPELNPVENIWQYLRGTFLSNRVFEDYAAILDAGCQAWKSLSANPTIIHSIGMRKWAQEGQN; encoded by the exons ATGTCTGCCGCTTTGATTCTTAGCGATGCTTTTGACGCCGATAGTTTGCGCCGTCTTGCCAAAGGATGCCGCAATGCCAAACAGAGCCGCCGCCTACTGGCCATTGCGGCTGTCTATGACGGCATGAACCGTGCTGATGCCGCCAAAGTCGGCGGTATGGACCGCCAGACTTTGCGAGATTGGGTTCTTCGCTTCAATGAGCAAGGCACCGATGGTCTTGTCGACATCAAAGCAACCGGCGCTCCCATGCGCTTGAGCCCAGAACAGCTCGAAGAGTTTGTTGCTATCGTTGAAACCGGTCCTGATCCTGAGAAGGACGGCGTCTCTGTCTGGCGTAGCCAGGATCTGGTGCGTGTGATCCAAGAGCGGTTTGGGGTCTCCTACAAGGAACGTGGAGTACGGGATCTTTTGCGCCGCATGGGGTATGTGCGCATATCTGGTCGACCTCAACATCCAGAACAAAAGCCTGAAGTCATTGATGCTTTCAAAAAAACTTCTCCGCAAC CGTTGGCAGCGCATGTAGGCCATTTGCCAAAGAACAAGCCCATCGAGATTTGGTGGCAAGATGAGGCTAGGCTTGGTCAGAAGAATGGACTGGCCCGACTATGGGCAAAAAAGGGAACCAGACCACGTCTGCCAGCCGATCAGCGATATAAAAATGCCTATCTGTTCGGTGCAATATGTCCAGCGCGTGGCGTTGGCGCGGGATTGATGATGCCTTTTGCAAATACACAGGCCATGCAAATGCACCTCGAAGAAGTCTCAAGGACAGTGGCGCGCGGCGCTCATGCCGTGGTGCTGATGGATCGTGCCGGATGGCATACGACAAGCAGACTCAACGTGCCCAAGAATATCACCATCCTCCTGTTGCCTTCCAAATCACCGGAACTGAACCCAGTTGAGAATATTTGGCAGTATCTGCGCGGTACCTTCCTGTCCAATCGGGTCTTCGAAGACTATGCCGCCATTCTTGATGCTGGTTGCCAAGCATGGAAGAGCCTCTCCGCCAACCCAACCATCATCCATTCAATAGGTATGAGAAAATGGGCTCAAGAAGGTCAGAATTAA